DNA sequence from the Sinorhizobium sp. RAC02 genome:
ATGCGCATGCCACCGATGTTCTGAGGAGGTTGCCATGACGGCGCTCATATCGCTCAAGGACGTCACGAAGACCTATTTCAACGACGGTTTCGCCGTGGAGGTGCTGCACGGCGTCTCGCTCGACATCGAGGCGGGGGAGTTCGTCGCGATCATCGGCCAGTCCGGCTCCGGCAAGTCGACGCTGATGAACATTCTCGGCTGCCTCGACCAGCCGACCACCGGCACCTATCTGATCGATGGCGAGCCGGTTTCCGATTTCGAAACCGACGACCTGGCGGCCCTGCGCCGCCGCACCTTCGGCTTCGTGTTCCAGAGCTACAACCTCATCCCGACGGCCAGCGCCCGTGAAAATGTCGAGGTACCGGCGATCTATGCCGGCATTTCGGCGCGCGACCGGCAGGAGCGGGCAGACATGCTGCTTTCCTCGCTGAAGCTCGGCGACCGGCTCGACCACCGGCCGAACCAGCTCTCCGGCGGCCAGCAGCAGCGCGTCTCGATCGCCCGCGCGCTGATGAATGGCGGCCGCGTCATCCTCGCCGACGAACCGACCGGCGCACTCGACAGCCAGAGCGGCGAAGAGGTGATGGCCCTGCTGCACAGGATGCACCAGGATGGTCATACGATCATCCTCATTACCCATTCGCGCGAGGTGGCGGAAGCCGCCGACCGGCTGATCGAGATCCGCGACGGCCGCATCACCTCCGACCGCGCCCGCAAGCCACGCCCGTCCCCGGTGGCGGCAGCCAGCCTGCAAAAGGCAGTGAAGGAAGGTTCCGCCGCGATCGCCGATGTTTCCGAAGCGGTCAAGATGGCGATCCGGGCCCTGCACGCCAACCTGTTCCGCACCGTGCTGACCTTGCTCGGCATCGTCATCGGCGTCGGCTCGGTGGTTGCCATGCTGGCGATCGGTACGGGTGCACAGAATTCCGTGCTCGACCGCATCTCCTCGATGGGATCCGACCTGCTGCTTGTTCGGCCCAGCATGGCGAATTTTCGCGGCGCCAGTGGTGGCATCCCGGTGACGCTCATTCCCGCGGACGCCGATGCCATTCTGGAAGTGCCGAATGTCACCTTCGCCGTGCCGGAAATGACGAGCACCGTGACGCTGCGCCACGGCAACATCGATTATCAGACGACGGCGAACGGCACGGTGCCGCAGTTCCCGCGCGCCAAGAGCTGGACGGTCGCCTCGGGCGAGTTCATCAATGCGGACGACATGGACACCTATGCGCCGGTCGCCGTGCTCGGCCAGACGGTAGCCAAGACGCTGTTTCCGGACGGCGGCAATCCGCTCGGCCAATATGTGCTGGTCAACAAGATCCCCTTCCAGGTGATCGGCGTGATGAGCGAGATGGGAGCGAGCGCCGGCGGCAACGACCAGGATGACGTGATCCTCGTGCCGCTCTCGACCGGCAGCATGCGGCTCTTCGGCCAGCGCAACGTGCGCACCATCACCGTGCAGGTCGAGGACGCCTCGGCGATAGACCTGACGCAGGAAGCCATTCAGGCCTTGCTCAACGAGCGCCACAAGGCCGAGGACACGCAGATCACCAACATGTCCTCGGTGCGTGAGGCCTTTACCGAAACCTCGAACACGATGAAGCTCTTCCTCGGTTCGGTCGCCGCCATCTCGCTTCTCGTCGGCGGCATCGGGGTTATGAACATCATGCTGGTGAGCGTGCGCGAACGAACGCGCGAGATCGGCGTGCGCATGGCCACGGGCGCGCGCCAGCGCGATATCCTGCTGCAGTTCCTCATCGAGGCGCTCGTCGTCTCGGCGATCGGTGGCGCCATCGGCGTCGTGCTGGGCTTGTCCGTCGGTGGGCTTGCGCAGGTCTTCGGTCTGCCGGTGAGCTTTACGGTCGGCCCCGTAGCACTCGCCTTCGCCTGCTCGTTCCTCACCGGCCTCGTCTTCGGTTACCTGCCCGCCCGCAACGCCTCGCGGCTCCAACCGGCCGTCGCGCTCGGCGCTGATTGAATGGTCCGATTGAGTGGATTGTCGCAGATCGCCTCCTGTGCCACCATAGGTGCGGGAGGATATCTGGATGGTGTCGACATTGTCGCACATACGGGAGATCGAACGCGTCGGCATGGGCGCGGTCAGCCCGCGCGATGCGCCCGTCGTCCAGTCCTGGCTGCGCTGTCTCAACGATTACAAGCTCGATCCGACAATCGCGCAGGAAGCCTATATCGTTCCGGAGCTGAAGCTGCGCGAGCATCGCGAGCAGGCGGAAGAACTCATCCGCATCGGCCGCTCCGGCCTCGAAACGCTGTTCAACCAGATCGCCGAGCAGAACTACGTCCTTCTCCTGTCGGATGCGCGTGGCGTGACCGTCGACTTCATGGGCGACCCCACCTTCGATAACCAGTTGCGCCGGGCGGGGCTCTATCTCGGTTCTGAATGGTCGGAAAACCGGGCCGGCACCTGCGCCGTCGGTGCCTGCCTCGTCTCCGGCGAACCGGTGATCATCCATCAGGACGATCATTTCGACACCAGCCATATCGGACTGACCTGCACCGCAGCGCCCATCTTCGATACGCTGGGCGGCCTTACCGCCGTGCTCGATATTTCCCAGCTCCGCTCGCCGACGGCCAAGGCCAGCCAGCAGCTCGCGCTGCATCTGGTCGCCTCCACGACGCGACGTATCGAGCTTGCCAATCTCATGACCCGCACCCGCAACGACTGGGTGTTGCGCCTTGCCCGCTCGCCGGAATTCCTTGATGTCGACCCGGATGCCGCCATCGCGCTCGATGGCAGCGGCCGCATCACCGGCATGACCCATGGCGGGTTTGGCGCGCTCGCCCGCGCGATGGATCTCGGCGGGCTTTCGACGCGCGACGTTCTCGGCCAGCCGATTTCGCAGGTTTTCGATATCGACGTCGACGACCTGCCACGCTTCATGCGCGGCCGGCCGAATGGCGAAAGACTACTTCGGGCGCGCAACGGTCTGGTGCTTTTTGCCAGTGCCATCGCGCCCGCTGTCAACCTGCGCTCGACCGTCCCATCGGAGCCGCGCCTGCCGCGGGCGCTGCGCGACCTCAGCCACGGCGATGCCGCTATGGAAAGGATGCAGGCCCGTGCGGCGAAACTGGCGGCGCGCAATATCCCGATCCTCATCCAGGGCGAAACGGGCAGCGGCAAGGAATATCTGGCGCGGGCGATCCACGATGGTTGTGGCGGTGACGGCAATTTCGTTGCCGTCAATTGCGCGGCGATCCCGGAACACCTCATCGAATCCGAACTCTTCGGCTACACGCCTGGCGCCTTCACCGGCGCCAGCCAGAAAGGCAAACGTGGCCTGATCGAGGAAGCGAACGGCGGCACGCTGTTCCTCGACGAGATCGGCGACATGCCGCTTGCCCTGCAAAGCCGGCTGCTGCGCGTTCTCTCGGAAAATGAAGTGCAGCCGGTCGGGGCGCTGAAGGCGCGGCCGGTCCGCCTGCGGGTGCTCTCGGCATCCCACCGTGATCTGGCGGAACTGGTGAAGGAGGGGCGCTTCCGGCAGGACCTCTATTACCGCCTGAACGCGGCGACACTCGCTTTGCCCCCGTTGCGCGAGCGGGAGGATCTTGGTTGGCTGATCGACCAGCTTCTCAGCCGCGTCGAAAAGGACGACGGCGCAACCTACCGGATCGATAAGGCGGCGCGCGCGGCCCTTCTCGCTCATGGCTGGCCGGGCAATCTGCGCGAGCTTTCCAACGCGCTCCGCGTGGCCGCGGCCCTGTCGGAGGGCGGCGTCATCGATCCCGATTGCCTGCCGGATCATCTTTTCGCCGCGCCGGCCGCCACCGCCGCGGGTGATGAGGACGCCTTGCGCCGTGCGCTCGACGATTGCGACAACAACATCTCAGCACTGGCCCGAAAGCTCGGCGTCAACCGCTCGACCATTCATCGCCGCCTGAAGCGCCTCAACTGATGCAGCCGCTGCAACACCTGTTGCACGCCACCTGTTGCATTCCGCCGCTTCGCAGCCTGTGCTTTCCTCTAACCTGCTCATAAATCAGTGGAAACGGAATTTGGCACGCCGCTTGCTGCTCTCTGTGCGGGAGATAGCAGGAGGAGAAACCATGCTCGACAAAACCCCCACCACCCGCGTCCAGGCGCTTCTCGACACATTCGGCGCAGCACTCGAAACCGGCCGCATCGACGACGCCGTCAATCTGTTCGCCGAGGAATGCTACTGGCGCGACCTCGTCGCCTTCACCTGGAACCTCAAGACCGTCGAGGGCCGTGACCAGGTTCGCGACATGTTGCAGGCCCAGCTCGCCACGGCAAAACCCTCGAACTGGCGCGTGGCGACCGGCGAGGAGGCGACCGAAAGTGACGGCGTCCTGGAAAGCTGGATTTCGTTCGAGACGGCGACCGGGCGCGGCTACGGGCTGGTGCGTTTCAAGAACGGCCTCATCTGGACGCTTTTGACGGCGCTTGGGGAACTCAAGGGCCACGAAGAAAAGATCGGCTTCACCCGCCCGCTCGGCGCCCGACATGGCCAGAACATCGGCGCCAAGACCTGGAAGGAAGAGCGTGAGGACGAGGAGCGTACGCTCGGCTACGAGAAGCAGCCCTATACCGTCATCATCGGTGGCGGGCAGGGCGGCATTGCGCTCGGTGCGCGGCTGCGCCAGCTTGGTGTGCCGACGATCATTCTTGAAAAGAACGACCGGCCGGGCGACAGCTGGCGCAAGCGCTACAAGTCACTCTGCCTGCACGATCCCGTCTGGTACGATCATCTGCCCTATATCGATTTTCCGAAGAACTGGCCGGTCTTCGCGCCGAAAGACAAGATCGGCGACTGGTTGGAATTCTACACCAAGGTCATGGAGCTGAACTACTGGACTCGCTCGACCGCCAAGTCGGCGAAATGGGACGAGGCGGCGAAGGAATGGACGATCGTCGTCGATCGCGACGGCGAGGAGGTCGTGCTTCGGCCGAAACAGCTGGTCTTCGCAACCGGCATGTCCGGCAAGGCGAACATTCCGGACTTCAACGGTCGCGATCGCTTCGAGGGCGAACAACATCACTCGTCCCAGCATCCGGGGCCGGATGGCTACAAGGGTAAAAAGGTGGTGGTCGTCGGCTCGAACAACTCGGCCCACGACATCTGCGCGGCCCTTCACGAGGCGGGCGTCGATGTCACCATGATCCAGCGCTCGACCACCCACATCGTGCGGTCCGACACGCTGATGGATATCGGCCTCGGCTCGCTCTACTCCGAACAGGCATTGGCGAACGGCATGACGACGGCCAAGGCCGACCTCATCTTCGCCTCGCTTCCATACCGTATCATGCACACGTTCCAGATTCCGCTCTACGACAAGATGCGCGAGCGCGATGCGGACTTCTATGCGGCGCTGGAAAAGGCCGGCTTCCAGCTCGACTGGGGCGCGGATGGATCGGGCCTCTTCATGAAGTACCTGCGCCGCGGGTCCGGCTACTATATCGATATCGGCGCCTCGCAGCTCATCATTGACGGCAAGGTCAAGCTTGCCGTGGGACAGGTCGAGGAGATCACGAAGAACGCCATAAAGCTCTCGAACGGCGCGGAAATCCCGGCCGACGTCATCGTCTATGCGACAGGCTATGGCTCGATGAACGGCTGGGTCGCCGATCTCATCGATCAGGAAACCGCCGACACGGTCGGCAAGGTCTGGGGCCTGGGCTCCGATACGCCGAAGGATCCGGGGCCGTGGGAGGGCGAGCAACGCAACATGTGGAAGCCGACGCAGCAGGAGGCGCTGTGGTTCCACGGCGGAAACCTGCACCAGTCCCGCCACTATTCGCAGTATCTTTCGCTGCAACTGAAGGCGCGCATGGAAGGGCTTCCGACACCGGTCTATGGCCTGCAGGCCGTCCATCACCGGAAATAGCGCCAGGGCCACCTGTGGGCTGCGGCAATGGATCAGAAAGGAACCGCGGGCCGACCGCCTGCGTTTCCTCTTTGCAAACCATTACCGAAAAGGAGAACATCCATGGTCGCTGCAAACGAAATTCGCGAACATATGGAAGTCCGCGCCGCCGATGGGCGCCATGTCGGCACTGTCGA
Encoded proteins:
- a CDS encoding MacB family efflux pump subunit, with translation MTALISLKDVTKTYFNDGFAVEVLHGVSLDIEAGEFVAIIGQSGSGKSTLMNILGCLDQPTTGTYLIDGEPVSDFETDDLAALRRRTFGFVFQSYNLIPTASARENVEVPAIYAGISARDRQERADMLLSSLKLGDRLDHRPNQLSGGQQQRVSIARALMNGGRVILADEPTGALDSQSGEEVMALLHRMHQDGHTIILITHSREVAEAADRLIEIRDGRITSDRARKPRPSPVAAASLQKAVKEGSAAIADVSEAVKMAIRALHANLFRTVLTLLGIVIGVGSVVAMLAIGTGAQNSVLDRISSMGSDLLLVRPSMANFRGASGGIPVTLIPADADAILEVPNVTFAVPEMTSTVTLRHGNIDYQTTANGTVPQFPRAKSWTVASGEFINADDMDTYAPVAVLGQTVAKTLFPDGGNPLGQYVLVNKIPFQVIGVMSEMGASAGGNDQDDVILVPLSTGSMRLFGQRNVRTITVQVEDASAIDLTQEAIQALLNERHKAEDTQITNMSSVREAFTETSNTMKLFLGSVAAISLLVGGIGVMNIMLVSVRERTREIGVRMATGARQRDILLQFLIEALVVSAIGGAIGVVLGLSVGGLAQVFGLPVSFTVGPVALAFACSFLTGLVFGYLPARNASRLQPAVALGAD
- a CDS encoding sigma-54-dependent Fis family transcriptional regulator, producing the protein MVSTLSHIREIERVGMGAVSPRDAPVVQSWLRCLNDYKLDPTIAQEAYIVPELKLREHREQAEELIRIGRSGLETLFNQIAEQNYVLLLSDARGVTVDFMGDPTFDNQLRRAGLYLGSEWSENRAGTCAVGACLVSGEPVIIHQDDHFDTSHIGLTCTAAPIFDTLGGLTAVLDISQLRSPTAKASQQLALHLVASTTRRIELANLMTRTRNDWVLRLARSPEFLDVDPDAAIALDGSGRITGMTHGGFGALARAMDLGGLSTRDVLGQPISQVFDIDVDDLPRFMRGRPNGERLLRARNGLVLFASAIAPAVNLRSTVPSEPRLPRALRDLSHGDAAMERMQARAAKLAARNIPILIQGETGSGKEYLARAIHDGCGGDGNFVAVNCAAIPEHLIESELFGYTPGAFTGASQKGKRGLIEEANGGTLFLDEIGDMPLALQSRLLRVLSENEVQPVGALKARPVRLRVLSASHRDLAELVKEGRFRQDLYYRLNAATLALPPLREREDLGWLIDQLLSRVEKDDGATYRIDKAARAALLAHGWPGNLRELSNALRVAAALSEGGVIDPDCLPDHLFAAPAATAAGDEDALRRALDDCDNNISALARKLGVNRSTIHRRLKRLN
- a CDS encoding NAD(P)/FAD-dependent oxidoreductase, with amino-acid sequence MLDKTPTTRVQALLDTFGAALETGRIDDAVNLFAEECYWRDLVAFTWNLKTVEGRDQVRDMLQAQLATAKPSNWRVATGEEATESDGVLESWISFETATGRGYGLVRFKNGLIWTLLTALGELKGHEEKIGFTRPLGARHGQNIGAKTWKEEREDEERTLGYEKQPYTVIIGGGQGGIALGARLRQLGVPTIILEKNDRPGDSWRKRYKSLCLHDPVWYDHLPYIDFPKNWPVFAPKDKIGDWLEFYTKVMELNYWTRSTAKSAKWDEAAKEWTIVVDRDGEEVVLRPKQLVFATGMSGKANIPDFNGRDRFEGEQHHSSQHPGPDGYKGKKVVVVGSNNSAHDICAALHEAGVDVTMIQRSTTHIVRSDTLMDIGLGSLYSEQALANGMTTAKADLIFASLPYRIMHTFQIPLYDKMRERDADFYAALEKAGFQLDWGADGSGLFMKYLRRGSGYYIDIGASQLIIDGKVKLAVGQVEEITKNAIKLSNGAEIPADVIVYATGYGSMNGWVADLIDQETADTVGKVWGLGSDTPKDPGPWEGEQRNMWKPTQQEALWFHGGNLHQSRHYSQYLSLQLKARMEGLPTPVYGLQAVHHRK